One segment of Setaria viridis chromosome 4, Setaria_viridis_v4.0, whole genome shotgun sequence DNA contains the following:
- the LOC117853893 gene encoding villin-3 isoform X1 — translation MAAPGSAIKHTFSSLVKQKPPRTSPTKSRGTMAVSMREVDPVFQGAGQKDGLEIWRIEKLQAVPVPKETYGKFFTGDSYIILKTTALKNGSFRQDIHYWLGKDTSQDEAGTAAIKTVELDAALGGRAVQYREVQGNETEKFLSYFKPCIIPEEGGVTSGFRHAEINEREHKTRLFVCRGKHTVHVKEVPFARSSLNHDDIFILDTKSKIFQFNGSNSSIQERAKALEVVQYLKDTNHDGKCEVGAVEDGKLMADADAGEFWGLFGGFAPLPRKTFSELNGKDSTSTSKLLCVNKGQVAPIDCEILTRELLDSTKCYLLDCGSEIYAWMGRETTLEERKRAGSAAEELLREGNRPKSHIIRLMEGFETVIFRSKFDKWPKKADAVVSDESRGKVAALLKRQGFNFKSPVKAAPVKQEPQPQIDCTGNLQVWRVNGSEKTFLSFSEQCKFYSGDCYIFQYTYPGDNGDECLIGTWFGKKSVQEERSAATSLADKMIESLKFQAVLVRVYEGKEPIEFFPIFQNLVIYKGGTSTGYKKFVSENNIEDDTYSESGVALFRVQGSGPENMQAIQVDTAAASLNSSYCYILHDGDTVFTWIGNLSSSMDQELAERQLDVIKPNMQSRLLKEGSEYDQFWKLLGVKSEYSSQKIVRDQESDPHLFACTFSKGVLKVREIFNFTQDDLMTEDIFVLDCHSCVFIWVGQRVDTKIRAQALNIGEKFLELDILMENVSRETPLYVITEGSEPQYFTRFFTWDSAKSAMHGNSFERKLSIVKDGVKPRADKPKRRTTTSSHTGRSSVPDKSQRSRSMSFSPDRVRVRGRSPAFNALAANFENPNARNLSTPPPIVRKQPPKPVSPDSSKPPPRTASIAAISSSFERPKATLIPKSIKASPDASKPQTEASKPNPETNAKESNPTKDSQIATPAVQEDVKESQAEGEEGLPVYPYDRLRTSSTNPATDIDVTKREAYLSSSEFRERFGMTKEAFAKLPKWKQNRLKIALQLF, via the exons ACAACTGCCCTTAAAAATGGTTCCTTTCGGCAAGATATCCATTATTGGCTTGGTAAAGATACCAGTCAG GATGAAGCTGGTACAGCTGCAATCAAGACTGTCGAACTGGATGCTGCTCTTGGCGGACGTGCTGTCCAATACCGTGAAGTACAGGGAAATGAGACCGAGAAATTTCTTTCATATTTTAAACCTTGTATTATACCAGAGGAAGGTGGGGTTACATCTGGTTTCAGGCATGCTGAAATCAATGAGCGGGAGCATAAAACACGATTATTTGTCTGCAGAGGAAAGCATACAGTTCATGTTAAagag GTTCCTTTTGCACGATCATCACTCAACCATGATGACATATTTATTTTAGATACAAAATCTAAGATATTCCAATTCAATGGATCAAATTCAAGTATTCAGGAGAGGGCTAAAGCCCTTGAAGTTGTGCAATATCTTAAAGATACCAACCATGATGGTAAATGTGAAGTAGGAGCAGTTG AGGATGGAAAGTTGATGGCAGACGCTGATGCTGGTGAATTCTGGGGTCTCTTTGGTGGATTTGCTCCTTTGCCAAGAAAGACATTTTCTGAACTTAACGGGAAAGATTCTACTTCCACTTCAAAATTGCTTTG TGTCAATAAAGGCCAAGTAGCACCTATTGATTGTGAAATTCTGACAAGAGAGCTACTAGATTCAACAAAATGTTACCTGCTAGACTGTGGTTCTGAAATTTATGCCTGGATGGGTAGAGAAACAACTCTCGAAGAGAGGAAACGAGCAGGCTCTGCTGCTGAG GAATTACTACGTGAAGGAAACCGGCCAAAATCTCATATTATTCGTCTCATGGAAGGATTTGAGACTGTTATATTCCGATCAAAGTTTGATAAATGGCCCAAGAAAGCTGATGCAGTTGTGTCAGATGAAAGCAGAGGAAAAGTGGCAG CTCTTCTTAAGCGACAAGGATTTAATTTTAAGAGTCCAGTAAAAGCTGCACCCGTAAAGCAAGAGCCTCAACCTCAGATTGATTGCACTGGCAATTTACAG GTTTGGCGTGTTAATGGTAGTGAAAAAACTTTCCTTTCGTTCTCTGAGCAATGCAAATTCTACAGTGGAGACTGCTATATCTTTCAATACACCTACCCTGGAGATAATGGAGATGAATGTCTTATTGGTACCTGGTTTGGTAAGAAGAGTGTCCAG GAGGAAAGGAGTGCAGCCACTTCACTTGCAGACAAGATGATCGAGTCTTTAAAATTCCAGGCTGTTCTG GTTCGCGTTTATGAAGGAAAGGAACCCATTGAGTTTTTCCCAATATTTCAGAACCTAGTTATATACAAG GGTGGTACGAGTACTGGTTACAAGAAATTTGTCTCAGAAAACAACATTGAGGATGATACCTATTCAGAAAGCGGGGTTGCACTTTTCCGAGTTCAGGGCTCAGGGCCAGAGAATATGCAAGCTATTCAAGTTGATACG GCAGCAGCATCGCTGAACTCTTCTTATTGTTATATACTACATGATGGAGATACAGTTTTTACGTGGATTGGTAATCTAAGCTCATCAATGGACCAAGAGCTTGCTGAGAGGCAGCTAGATGTGATCAAG CCAAATATGCAGTCCAGATTGCTCAAAGAAGGATCGGAATATGATCAGTTTTGGAAGCTACTAGGGGTCAAGTCTGAGTACTCCAGCCAGAAGATTGTGAGAGATCAAGAAAGTGACCctcatttgtttgcttgtacaTTTTCAAAGG GTGTGCTTAAG GTTAGAGAAATATTCAACTTCACTCAAGATGATTTGATGACGGAGGACATATTTGTTTTGGACTGCCATTCATGTGTCTTCATATGGGTTGGACAACGTGTGGACACAAAAATACGAGCACAAGCTTTGAACATTGGAGAG AAATTCCTAGAACTTGACATTCTAATGGAGAATGTATCACGAGAAACACCACTTTATGTCATCACTGAAGGAAGCGAACCCCAATATTTCACCAGGTTCTTCACTTGGGATTCAGCAAAATCAGCA ATGCATGGTAACTCATTTGAAAGGAAGCTATCTATAGTGAAGGATGGAGTAAAACCAAGAGCAGAT aaaCCAAAAAGAAGGACAACAACATCATCACACACCGGAAGGTCTAGTGTACCTGATAAATCTCAACGTTCCAGAAGCATGTCATTCAGTCCTGATCGTGTCAGAGTCAGAGGAAGGTCGCCTGCTTTCAACGCATTGGCGGCTAACTTTGAGAACCCAAATGCCCGAAACCTGTCAACTCCTCCACCCATTGTTAGAAAACAACCTCCAAAGCCTGTATCCCCTGATTCTTCAAAGCCACCTCCGAGGACTGCTTCGATCGCtgcaatttcttcttcttttgagcGACCTAAGGCAACTCTAATACCAAAGTCAATTAAAG CGAGCCCTGATGCAAGCAAGCCCCAAACTGAAGCAAGCAAACCTAACCCAGAGACGAATGCCAAGGAAAGTAACCCTACAAAGGATAGTCAAATTGCAACTCCAGCAGTACAAGAAGATGTAAAGGAGAGTCAGGCGGAGGGTGAAGAAGGGCTTCCTGTGTACCCATACGACCGCCTGAGGACATCTTCCACCAATCCTGCTACAGACATTGATGTAACCAAGCGGGAG GCATATTTGTCTTCGTCAGAGTTCAGAGAAAGGTTTGGAATGACGAAGGAGGCTTTTGCGAAGCTACCAAAATGGAAGCAGAATAGGCTCAAGATTGCTCTTCAGCTGTTCTGA
- the LOC117853893 gene encoding villin-3 isoform X2: MAVSMREVDPVFQGAGQKDGLEIWRIEKLQAVPVPKETYGKFFTGDSYIILKTTALKNGSFRQDIHYWLGKDTSQDEAGTAAIKTVELDAALGGRAVQYREVQGNETEKFLSYFKPCIIPEEGGVTSGFRHAEINEREHKTRLFVCRGKHTVHVKEVPFARSSLNHDDIFILDTKSKIFQFNGSNSSIQERAKALEVVQYLKDTNHDGKCEVGAVEDGKLMADADAGEFWGLFGGFAPLPRKTFSELNGKDSTSTSKLLCVNKGQVAPIDCEILTRELLDSTKCYLLDCGSEIYAWMGRETTLEERKRAGSAAEELLREGNRPKSHIIRLMEGFETVIFRSKFDKWPKKADAVVSDESRGKVAALLKRQGFNFKSPVKAAPVKQEPQPQIDCTGNLQVWRVNGSEKTFLSFSEQCKFYSGDCYIFQYTYPGDNGDECLIGTWFGKKSVQEERSAATSLADKMIESLKFQAVLVRVYEGKEPIEFFPIFQNLVIYKGGTSTGYKKFVSENNIEDDTYSESGVALFRVQGSGPENMQAIQVDTAAASLNSSYCYILHDGDTVFTWIGNLSSSMDQELAERQLDVIKPNMQSRLLKEGSEYDQFWKLLGVKSEYSSQKIVRDQESDPHLFACTFSKGVLKVREIFNFTQDDLMTEDIFVLDCHSCVFIWVGQRVDTKIRAQALNIGEKFLELDILMENVSRETPLYVITEGSEPQYFTRFFTWDSAKSAMHGNSFERKLSIVKDGVKPRADKPKRRTTTSSHTGRSSVPDKSQRSRSMSFSPDRVRVRGRSPAFNALAANFENPNARNLSTPPPIVRKQPPKPVSPDSSKPPPRTASIAAISSSFERPKATLIPKSIKASPDASKPQTEASKPNPETNAKESNPTKDSQIATPAVQEDVKESQAEGEEGLPVYPYDRLRTSSTNPATDIDVTKREAYLSSSEFRERFGMTKEAFAKLPKWKQNRLKIALQLF, from the exons ACAACTGCCCTTAAAAATGGTTCCTTTCGGCAAGATATCCATTATTGGCTTGGTAAAGATACCAGTCAG GATGAAGCTGGTACAGCTGCAATCAAGACTGTCGAACTGGATGCTGCTCTTGGCGGACGTGCTGTCCAATACCGTGAAGTACAGGGAAATGAGACCGAGAAATTTCTTTCATATTTTAAACCTTGTATTATACCAGAGGAAGGTGGGGTTACATCTGGTTTCAGGCATGCTGAAATCAATGAGCGGGAGCATAAAACACGATTATTTGTCTGCAGAGGAAAGCATACAGTTCATGTTAAagag GTTCCTTTTGCACGATCATCACTCAACCATGATGACATATTTATTTTAGATACAAAATCTAAGATATTCCAATTCAATGGATCAAATTCAAGTATTCAGGAGAGGGCTAAAGCCCTTGAAGTTGTGCAATATCTTAAAGATACCAACCATGATGGTAAATGTGAAGTAGGAGCAGTTG AGGATGGAAAGTTGATGGCAGACGCTGATGCTGGTGAATTCTGGGGTCTCTTTGGTGGATTTGCTCCTTTGCCAAGAAAGACATTTTCTGAACTTAACGGGAAAGATTCTACTTCCACTTCAAAATTGCTTTG TGTCAATAAAGGCCAAGTAGCACCTATTGATTGTGAAATTCTGACAAGAGAGCTACTAGATTCAACAAAATGTTACCTGCTAGACTGTGGTTCTGAAATTTATGCCTGGATGGGTAGAGAAACAACTCTCGAAGAGAGGAAACGAGCAGGCTCTGCTGCTGAG GAATTACTACGTGAAGGAAACCGGCCAAAATCTCATATTATTCGTCTCATGGAAGGATTTGAGACTGTTATATTCCGATCAAAGTTTGATAAATGGCCCAAGAAAGCTGATGCAGTTGTGTCAGATGAAAGCAGAGGAAAAGTGGCAG CTCTTCTTAAGCGACAAGGATTTAATTTTAAGAGTCCAGTAAAAGCTGCACCCGTAAAGCAAGAGCCTCAACCTCAGATTGATTGCACTGGCAATTTACAG GTTTGGCGTGTTAATGGTAGTGAAAAAACTTTCCTTTCGTTCTCTGAGCAATGCAAATTCTACAGTGGAGACTGCTATATCTTTCAATACACCTACCCTGGAGATAATGGAGATGAATGTCTTATTGGTACCTGGTTTGGTAAGAAGAGTGTCCAG GAGGAAAGGAGTGCAGCCACTTCACTTGCAGACAAGATGATCGAGTCTTTAAAATTCCAGGCTGTTCTG GTTCGCGTTTATGAAGGAAAGGAACCCATTGAGTTTTTCCCAATATTTCAGAACCTAGTTATATACAAG GGTGGTACGAGTACTGGTTACAAGAAATTTGTCTCAGAAAACAACATTGAGGATGATACCTATTCAGAAAGCGGGGTTGCACTTTTCCGAGTTCAGGGCTCAGGGCCAGAGAATATGCAAGCTATTCAAGTTGATACG GCAGCAGCATCGCTGAACTCTTCTTATTGTTATATACTACATGATGGAGATACAGTTTTTACGTGGATTGGTAATCTAAGCTCATCAATGGACCAAGAGCTTGCTGAGAGGCAGCTAGATGTGATCAAG CCAAATATGCAGTCCAGATTGCTCAAAGAAGGATCGGAATATGATCAGTTTTGGAAGCTACTAGGGGTCAAGTCTGAGTACTCCAGCCAGAAGATTGTGAGAGATCAAGAAAGTGACCctcatttgtttgcttgtacaTTTTCAAAGG GTGTGCTTAAG GTTAGAGAAATATTCAACTTCACTCAAGATGATTTGATGACGGAGGACATATTTGTTTTGGACTGCCATTCATGTGTCTTCATATGGGTTGGACAACGTGTGGACACAAAAATACGAGCACAAGCTTTGAACATTGGAGAG AAATTCCTAGAACTTGACATTCTAATGGAGAATGTATCACGAGAAACACCACTTTATGTCATCACTGAAGGAAGCGAACCCCAATATTTCACCAGGTTCTTCACTTGGGATTCAGCAAAATCAGCA ATGCATGGTAACTCATTTGAAAGGAAGCTATCTATAGTGAAGGATGGAGTAAAACCAAGAGCAGAT aaaCCAAAAAGAAGGACAACAACATCATCACACACCGGAAGGTCTAGTGTACCTGATAAATCTCAACGTTCCAGAAGCATGTCATTCAGTCCTGATCGTGTCAGAGTCAGAGGAAGGTCGCCTGCTTTCAACGCATTGGCGGCTAACTTTGAGAACCCAAATGCCCGAAACCTGTCAACTCCTCCACCCATTGTTAGAAAACAACCTCCAAAGCCTGTATCCCCTGATTCTTCAAAGCCACCTCCGAGGACTGCTTCGATCGCtgcaatttcttcttcttttgagcGACCTAAGGCAACTCTAATACCAAAGTCAATTAAAG CGAGCCCTGATGCAAGCAAGCCCCAAACTGAAGCAAGCAAACCTAACCCAGAGACGAATGCCAAGGAAAGTAACCCTACAAAGGATAGTCAAATTGCAACTCCAGCAGTACAAGAAGATGTAAAGGAGAGTCAGGCGGAGGGTGAAGAAGGGCTTCCTGTGTACCCATACGACCGCCTGAGGACATCTTCCACCAATCCTGCTACAGACATTGATGTAACCAAGCGGGAG GCATATTTGTCTTCGTCAGAGTTCAGAGAAAGGTTTGGAATGACGAAGGAGGCTTTTGCGAAGCTACCAAAATGGAAGCAGAATAGGCTCAAGATTGCTCTTCAGCTGTTCTGA
- the LOC117853894 gene encoding nuclear intron maturase 3, mitochondrial codes for MLPRLAHARARHRLIRPTSRAISTAPAPSPSPTTPPAAPPLSAADLELLLRRGHYSVSTHRFHSLLPLLSHPSVLLSSALHLSRRAHPSLPTPPQPPPTTVAAAADALSSPSSHIRLLLPSRLKGQPLPFPTLPLRLAMRCAASALDAVFAPRAATFAYRGRHAAIRYLRSIPSASWFFRVAIPRQRFGPRHMRRLLDAISGKVDDPGFLEYLNELVVSDAVAFELGGCELGRGLPQESELTATLVNIFFDPVDRELMAVREEVHKKNPRMKDDSVLHTPVRVYAVRYLDEILVVTSGSKMLTIEIRDRIIAVLERDLEVKVDRLGSSIHSAVSEKIEFLGIEFQAVPPSVLHPPMSEKAKRARKKYLKMKAEKAQELKNARETRRKKLGLKILNHLFKRVRRGEEFEFDFRIENEARRVFKDWAEEAVAEYFKSQEHCQYWHRLLASGDFLSLTRVRDQLPPALVDSYDKFQETLDRFFMPMRDRDMAEEEERLAEEEEEEEYEKRTVEDLTELKMRANAPIELVRKAVKLAGFTNSMGRPRPIKLLLCLDDSDIIKWYAGVGRRWLDFFCCCRNFKMVKTVVSYHLRFSCFLTLSEKHECTKRQAISHFTKDLKVANDDGVAEVHFPTEREIKMMGDKNLSDPKPVDGALTMILVRLAIDDTSYPCLAHFCAKTDTVLYRIRLLQNRLNVDPLNENKWVHGLSAIHESLNKKCIPLCSMHASDLLLGKITLQDIDCTQFVDVE; via the coding sequence ATGCTCCCGCGCCTCGCCCAcgcccgcgcgcgccaccgcctAATCCGCCCCACATCCCGCGCCATCTCCACTGCCCCcgcgccctccccctcccccaccactccgcccgctgcgccgccgctctcggccGCGGACCTCGAGCTCCTTCTCCGCCGCGGACACTACTCCGTCTCCACCCACCGCTTCcactccctcctccccctcctctcgcACCCCTCCGTGCTCCTCTCCTCGGCGCTCCACCTCAGCCGCCGGGCGCACCCCTCACTCCCCACCCCGCCCCAACCCCCAcccaccaccgtcgccgccgccgcggacgcgctCTCCTCCCCCTCATCCCAcatccgcctcctcctcccgtcccgTCTCAAGGGCCAGCCGCTCCCATTCCCCACGCTCCCGCTGCGCCTCGCCATGCGCTGCGCCGCGTCCGCCCTCGATGCCGTGTTCGCCCCGCGCGCGGCCACCTTCGCGTACCGCGGTCGCCACGCCGCCATCCGGTACCTCAGGTCCATTCCCAGCGCGTCCTGGTTCTTCCGCGTCGCCATCCCGCGCCAGCGCTTCGGCCCCCGCCACATGCGCCGCCTGCTCGACGCCATCTCCGGTAAGGTCGATGACCCCGGATTCCTGGAGTACCTGAACGAGCTGGTCGTGTCTGATGCAGTCGCGTTTGAGCTCGGCGGCTGCGAGCTCGGACGCGGGCTGCCACAGGAGTCGGAGCTCACAGCCACGCTGGTGAACATATTCTTCGATCCTGTGGACAGAGAATTGATGGCCGTCCGGGAGGAAGTGCACAAGAAGAATCCTCGAATGAAGGATGACAGTGTTCTGCATACACCTGTAAGAGTCTATGCAGTTCGGTATCTGGATGAAATTCTGGTTGTGACGTCTGGTTCGAAGATGCTCACAATTGAGATCAGGGACAGGATCATTGCAGTGTTGGAGAGGGATTTGGAGGTGAAGGTGGATAGGTTGGGCAGCTCAATCCATAGTGCTGtgtcggagaagattgagttccTGGGGATAGAATTCCAAGCTGTGCCACCATCAGTCCTGCACCCACCCATGTCAGAGAAAGCGAAGAGGGCAAGGAAGAAGTATCTGAAGATGAAGGCAGAAAAGGCACAGGAGCTGAAAAATGCACGGGAGACACGGCGGAAGAAGCTCGGCTTGAAGATACTGAACCACTTGTTCAAGAGGGTGAGGAGAGGCGAGGAGTTTGAATTTGATTTCCGGATTGAGAATGAGGCGCGGCGAGTGTTCAAggattgggcagaggaggcagTGGCTGAATACTTCAAGTCACAGGAGCATTGCCAATATTGGCACCGACTGCTCGCATCAGGTGACTTCTTGTCATTGACTAGGGTGAGGGATCAATTGCCACCTGCTTTGGTGGACTCATATGACAAATTTCAAGAGACACTGGACAGGTTTTTTATGCCTATGAGGGACCGTGACatggcagaagaagaagagaggctagcagaagaggaagaagaggaagaatatGAGAAGAGGACTGTTGAGGACCTGACAGAGTTGAAGATGAGGGCCAATGCGCCAATAGAGCTTGTAAGGAAGGCAGTAAAGCTAGCTGGGTTCACAAACTCCATGGGCCGGCCACGGCCAATCAAGCTACTTCTCTGTTTGGATGATTCAGATATCATCAAATGGTATGCCGGTGTTGGAAGAAGGTGGCTAGATTTTTTCTGCTGTTGTAGGAACTTTAAGATGGTCAAGACTGTTGTCAGTTACCACTTGAGGTTCTCCTGCTTCTTGACACTGTCAGAGAAGCATGAGTGCACTAAGAGGCAAGCAATTAGTCATTTCACAAAGGATTTAAAGGTAGCAAATGATGATGGAGTGGCAGAAGTGCACTTCCCAACAGAACGGGAGATCAAAATGATGGGTGATAAGAACTTGTCTGACCCAAAGCCAGTGGATGGTGCCTTGACAATGATATTGGTGAGATTGGCAATTGATGACACCTCATATCCATGCCTGGCACATTTTTGTGCAAAAACAGACACTGTGCTTTACAGAATACGTTTGCTCCAAAATCGCCTAAATGTCGATCCGTTGAATGAGAATAAGTGGGTCCATGGACTAAGTGCCATTCATGAGAGCCTGAACAAGAAATGCATCCCCTTGTGCTCTATGCATGCGAGTGATCTTCTTCTTGGCAAGATTACACTTCAAGATATTGACTGTACTCAATTTGTTGATGTGGAATGA